A segment of the Capnocytophaga sp. ARDL2 genome:
AATTAGTTTCCTCTTTTTTGGCATTCGAACAAAAAGTTGATATAAACACAGACCTACATACTGTGAGAAATCAAGCTTTGAAAACCTTTGAACAAAAAGGATTTCCTACCAAAAAAGAAGAAGCTTGGAAATATACTTCGCTCAATAGTATTTTGGTAACAGACTATTCAATTTTACCAAAAGATCAAAGCGAAATCGAGTGGAAAGATGTAAAAAAATATTTCCTAAACGATGTAGATACTTACAAAGTAGTATTCATTAATGGAGTATTTGCTTCGCATCTATCTTCTACAACTCACGACGGATTGGATGTATGCTTGATGTCATCGGCATTGACCAAACCTAAGTACAAAATGATAATCGATGCATATTTCAATAAAACAATCAATGAAAATGATAGTTTAACGAATTTGAACACAGCCTATAGTTTGGAAGGTGCATATATCAATATTCCTAAATCTGTAGTAGTGCAAAAACCTATCGAAATTATCTATCTTTCTACAGGTGATACAGCAAATTTTGTACAGCCACGCAACTTGATTATTGTAGGCGAAAATGCCCATGTACAAATCATTGAAAGACATCAATCTTTGTCGAAACAATCTATGTTTACAAACAGTGTAACCGAAATTTTTGCAGCCAAAAGAGCTATTGTAGATTACTACAAAATACAAAATGATCTCGATACCGCAAATTTGATAGATAATACTTATATCGAACAAAAACAAGAAAGTAGAGTATCTGTACATACTTTTTCTTTTGGAGGAAATCTTACAAGAAACAATTTGAATTTCTATCAAAAAGGAGAAAGAATTGATTCTACATTAAAAGGTGTTACTATTATCGGTGGAAAGCAGCATGTAGATCATTATACTTTGGTAAATCACGAACAACCCAATTGCGAATCGCACCAAAACTACAAAGGAATTTTTGATGACAGAGCCACAGGTGTATTCAATGGTAAAATATATGTAGATAAAATCGCTCAAAAAACAGATGCATTTCAGCAAAACAACAACATATTGCTCACAGACAAAGCTACATTAAATACCAAGCCTCAGCTTGAAATTTTTGCCGATGATGTAAAATGTTCGCATGGTTGTACCATAGGACAGTTAGACGAAACAGCTTTGTTTTATATGCAACAACGAGGTATTCCCAAAAAAGAAGCAAAAGCTTTGTTGATGTATGCCTTTACACACGAAGTATTAGAATCTGTAAAAATCCCAGATTTGCAAATGAAATTACAAGATATTATTTCTCAAAAACTTGGTGTAACTATCGGATTTGAAGAAGTTTAATAATCAAAAAGACGGTTTAATTTTTTAAACCGTCTTTTTTTTAGAATTAACTCCTGTGAGGATATAAAAAATACATTTTTTTATTTGCAAATATTTTTAATAATCTAAGTATTTAAAATCGCAAAGGTCTTTTTTTATAAGTACAATATATTTTGATGTTACTCTTTTTTATAAATAAAAGATTTTCTTATAATTGTATATTTTATTTAAAAAAAATAAATAAAACACTTGTTTATTTTGATTTTATATAATACTTCCGCAATCGGAAATTTCAATCATCGTTTTGATAGTGCAATAAGCCAGCATTGCAAAATATTTGATATAGTATTAACAAGGCAACAAACATTTAGGAGCTTGGTATTTGTAGCATTAGGAATTGCTACATTAGGAACAGGAATTTATTCATGTACTAATGATGAAAAAGAAATATCAGAAAAAGGTAACTATCAGCCTAAACAAAGAAAAATAGAAAAAGAAAATTTTAGTTATAAATTAATTTATGAGAACAGAGAATTATTAGATAATCCAAAAACATGGTAAACAAAGATAAAAACATAATCACCGCTCTATATATTATTCAATTGATTTGTTTTACATTTTGGATAATTGCTAAAATACCAACTTTACAAAGTCTTGCGTTTTTCAATATTGTATATCAACTGCTGGTTTTCATTATGATAGCTCTATCTATCGTTTTGTTTGTAGCATTTGCTTTTCTTTGGATAAAAAAACAATTTAAATGCTTTACTACTGAGTACTTTGCTCTACTTTTGAGTATTGCAACACTCATCATCATGAGATTTGTAGAAAAAATAGACTCATTATCTTTATTTCGATGAAGATATAATATAGGCTACTTTTGTCTAGTAGCTTGTATTTTTTATAAAGAACTCATCTCGACTTTTTCTTTTGTTTTCACAAATATTGGCTATGATACCTTCTGAGGCGGTTATTTTCCGAAGATTTTCACTGTCAAAACCTGCATAAAAATTCACAAATAAACCCTCTATGGAGATTTCAGCTTTTTTCAAAACGGATGTAGTTTATTGAAAATGAGTCTCTATATTATACAAGTCGTGATGTTCGCCAGATATAGGCTGAGACATTGCCAACATCAAACCTTGCCTATCGGACAGGTACAAACTGTTGGTTGTTTTTGCTTTTTTACGAGCTTGATATCTTACTTGTTCCCTCCTTTTTCGGTAAGGCTCAAACACGGTTTTATAGCTCAGAACTACCTCTGAAAATAATTGTTCCATCGGTAAAAGAGCCTATTGAATACCTGTTTTCAATTAATACAAATACAGTTAATTATCTCACTAATAGGCGATTTTGGCTTAAACCCTCTTTTTCTTTTAGGTAAATGTGGGATAATTTCTTCTACTATAGTATCTTTGTCCAGTACTACAAACGAGGTCTTAGGTTTTTATGTTTTACACCACAAAAATCATAATTCCTTGTTTGTTTTCAAAAAGTCAAGATAGGTTCATTGTTTAATTTAGGTATTATACAATATATACTAATACGATTTGTATTTATTCTCTAATTACTTCATAAAGTACTGGTTTACTAGGGCTTGCATCATTTTCAAAAGAGGCGATTTGCAAATTGAGTAAATAGTAACCATCTTTGATGTGATTTTCAACAAAAATCATCTCGGTAATGGTACAGTCCATTCGAGCATCTTCGTTCAATTGTTGTGTATCCTTTACATTCCAAAAGGCTTTGTGAGCTACCAATTTTCCTTCATCTACTTCTTTATCCACGCTTGGCAAGTCGATTAATAGATGTTTTACTCCTTTTTCTCTTAGGTAAATAGTTGTTTCTTCCAACAAATACGGCGGATTGGTATTTGAGTAGTTTTTGTGTTTTTTTTCCTCAGTATTTGGCAAAGTGCGAATCACAACCGCTTCAGTTGGTTGTGTTTCTAAAAATTCAAACCAATGTTTTTCGATGACAAAATCCTCATTTTGCTTTTTAGGTGTTACCGAAACCAATGTAGTCGTGAAAAAAAACTCTTTCAACAGTTGATTAATCGAATAAAATTCTTTGGTAATATGCCCCAAACACTCGGTATGTGTGCCGTGTGCATGCGGATTGAAAAATACATTATTGAAATTGGTCGATGAGGTACCCGAAGCCACGCTGCCTACAAAATTGCCCATAATTACAGGTTTGATTTCAGGTGCGTTTTGATACCACGCAATAGGATTGTTGGTATTTCCCTGCAATGGTAACGAAATATCTAATGGTTTTGATGTATCGATGCTGTGGTTTTTTATTGATAGTATCATAGGAATTTAGGAATTTGGATCCCGCAGTAGACGAGACAAGAATGTGATGATTTGAGAATTTTAAAATTGTATAATGTATCACGTATCACGTATCACGTATCACGTATTAAACGGGACAAGTATTTGCTCATTTTATTACAATTGAATATTTATTTTATAAAATTGAAAAATATTAAACTATAAATCAATAAGCATTTACAAATAATTACTATCTTAATACTTAATACTTAATACTTAATACTTAATACTTAATACTTAATACTTAATACTTAATACTTAATACTTAATACTTAATATTATCTTCTTATAAATCCAATAAAACAAATACCCTGAACACAATCCAAAGGCATAACCTACAAGGATATCGGTAGGAAAGTGCAATGCCAAATAAATACGCGTATAGGCAAAAATCAATGGAAATAAAAACAGCAATGCTGCGTATTTGTAATAGCGTTTTAATATTTGATAAATGATAAAAATAGACCCTAAACTATTGGAAGCATGTCCAGAAAAAAAGCTATAACTATGCGAACCACGCAATATACGCAATTGGTCTATCAAATTGGGATTGTTTACAGGGCGTAGTCGTTGTGTGTTATTTTTTACCAAATTGGTCATTTGATCGGTAAAGACAAAAAACAGAGTCAATACCAAGACCAATATACCAAATTGTTTCCAACCGATGTTTTTTATCAACAAATAAGCTATCAAAAGGAAGATAGGCAACCAATTGATTTGATGAGTGATAAACATAAAAATAGGGTCGAAAAAAGGCGTTCCTAAATTGTTTAGAAACACCAGTAATTGATGGTCAAGTTCTATCAATTGATTCATAGATTATCTCAAGCGTTTGATAGGACCTGTCATATTTTCCAAATCCTCTTGGGTTTGTTTGATTTCGTTTTGTACATTTGCAATGGGATTGAAAGTATCAGTATCCAACGACTTTTTCAAATCGTCATACCCCATTTGTTTTTTGATGTTTTCAGTACTTTCTTTGATTTCTTTAGTCAAAGCTTCGGTATCAACCGTTTTGTTGATTTCGTTTTTGATATCGTTGGTCGCATTTTTTACTTGTGCAATGATTTTGGCTACACTACGAGTAAATTCAGGGATTTTTTTGGCCCAAAAATCAATAGTACCGTTACAAGAATTAATAATATTTCGCTAAAATCGATTCCTAACATGTTTTGAATATTTTTTATCTTACAAAGGTAGAACTTCCAAAATTATTTTTTCAATGATTCTTGATATTCTTGCAATATCTGATTGAATTCTACCGCTTTTTTACTCATCAAAAAGTCTCTTTCTTCTATGAAATTGGTATTTCGTTTTGCAATAGAAACCAAATATGAATCATTGATGATATAATAGCCAAATGCCATAAC
Coding sequences within it:
- a CDS encoding twin-arginine translocase TatA/TatE family subunit, whose translation is MLGIDFSEILLILVTVLLIFGPKKSLNLLVV
- the sufD gene encoding Fe-S cluster assembly protein SufD; protein product: MELKEKLVSSFLAFEQKVDINTDLHTVRNQALKTFEQKGFPTKKEEAWKYTSLNSILVTDYSILPKDQSEIEWKDVKKYFLNDVDTYKVVFINGVFASHLSSTTHDGLDVCLMSSALTKPKYKMIIDAYFNKTINENDSLTNLNTAYSLEGAYINIPKSVVVQKPIEIIYLSTGDTANFVQPRNLIIVGENAHVQIIERHQSLSKQSMFTNSVTEIFAAKRAIVDYYKIQNDLDTANLIDNTYIEQKQESRVSVHTFSFGGNLTRNNLNFYQKGERIDSTLKGVTIIGGKQHVDHYTLVNHEQPNCESHQNYKGIFDDRATGVFNGKIYVDKIAQKTDAFQQNNNILLTDKATLNTKPQLEIFADDVKCSHGCTIGQLDETALFYMQQRGIPKKEAKALLMYAFTHEVLESVKIPDLQMKLQDIISQKLGVTIGFEEV
- a CDS encoding cyclase family protein produces the protein MILSIKNHSIDTSKPLDISLPLQGNTNNPIAWYQNAPEIKPVIMGNFVGSVASGTSSTNFNNVFFNPHAHGTHTECLGHITKEFYSINQLLKEFFFTTTLVSVTPKKQNEDFVIEKHWFEFLETQPTEAVVIRTLPNTEEKKHKNYSNTNPPYLLEETTIYLREKGVKHLLIDLPSVDKEVDEGKLVAHKAFWNVKDTQQLNEDARMDCTITEMIFVENHIKDGYYLLNLQIASFENDASPSKPVLYEVIRE
- a CDS encoding phosphatase PAP2 family protein, whose protein sequence is MNQLIELDHQLLVFLNNLGTPFFDPIFMFITHQINWLPIFLLIAYLLIKNIGWKQFGILVLVLTLFFVFTDQMTNLVKNNTQRLRPVNNPNLIDQLRILRGSHSYSFFSGHASNSLGSIFIIYQILKRYYKYAALLFLFPLIFAYTRIYLALHFPTDILVGYAFGLCSGYLFYWIYKKIILSIKY